A region of the Dreissena polymorpha isolate Duluth1 chromosome 6, UMN_Dpol_1.0, whole genome shotgun sequence genome:
TAAATTTGTACAAACGAAATATATCAAGTTTTCACATcatacaatgttgtttttttcacgaGACAGACGCATATTACCTTTTACATATTTAGTGATGTTCGGTGTACCAGGGTATTTAAAACAACTGTAGTTTCCTGACGTTAAGCAATCAAATGTTTTTATGGTAACGTTCACAACAGGCAATCTACATCTGTAGACATATTGTACACTCCTGTGCTCGTTGGTTCTAGAGGACattcaaaatcaaatattttgTAGCACTCTCCTATTATTTTGTTATCATGCAAACAGCGTACGTGTTTTGTTTCGTTAGTTTCCCATACGAATTTAAATGTCAACGAGACATTTTGTGTGTCGGCATCAAAATAATATTCTTCGCATATACctgtaaaatcaaattaaatttgaaattgaGCCATCGTAAATCTTCGAACttcaatttaattatgtttatgttttaaacatcgaaatacattttaattttaattttacaaagataTATCAGTAAAACATATTGCCTGATACGTAGTGTGTTTTCAGAAGAATCAGTAATACTCCAAACATAATCCAAGACGCCATTGTCACCGTGTACTGTGCATATCAAGCACACACGCACTGTTTAAAGTAGTCACTACGTGAACAAAAATCAAAGCTATGTGAGTGATTATTATTTAAAAGCGTGTTGGTAATTTATCTTGGCCGAATCAAGAGTGCACGACAGTTATGTACAATAAAATTCTTCGCTATAATGTAAATTGCATTGCATTAGTCGACTTGCGATTATTACATAACAATATCAATCACAAatatgaaaattataattttaagttaACTTTTCTGTCGTGAGTAAGAGGTATATCAACACAGCACGACAATGTTTCTTGCATTCGATAACATATACTTACCTGTACATATCCCGGGATTGAGTGTTTGATATTGCACTGATATGAGCGGTTACTATTGTATTTAGTGCGTCCTTATACTTGACTCAATACAGACTATTATTGAAGAATAGGGACATTTATAATAGGAATTTGCATgcgttttgtttactttttttcataatattgtttgaaaaaccGTTCCGGtcgaaaaaatgaaatgttatttaagaaACAAAAGATCGTAAACGGCATTTAATTATAACACGACAAACCGGCAGTGGACGACAAACGTGCAGCAAGCAAAAACGGTCTCAACAAATTCACACCATTTAAATGTTAAGTAATGTGGTAGCATAATTACTTGCTagtttacaaacaaaaataacgCATTTTCCATTAACATGTGCGATGTTTGACTTCATCGTAATAACTGCATTGGCCACTACATGTTATAATTGATTAAGGTTTTCGTGTTTTGTGATAGTATAATTAGCATCTGCGTATTTGTGCTATTTCAGAAAATGGAATGACGCCTTTTATAGTTTTATTGTTACGAAATATAGGAAGTTTAATGGCGCCCATATAATTTTACGAACTATATGCTTATTTGTACATTATTTTAATGAGATCGAAAGTATGTGATTTTTGCCGAATGTACTCTTAGATCTGCAGAAAGTTCGTCCATCGGTATACATTAGTTGTTCAATTTATTCTCAGATTGTCACTTTCTAAATTTGATAATGCACATATAACGTATCGGTTGGTGGCATTTTTAACGTTTGCTTGTTTGCTATATATATGGCAGTTTTCAACAGATAAGTAATTTCTGCCACTTCAAACTAATCTTGGCGTTATTTTCcttttcttaaattagcattgaTTTATGTGTTTACAACCAAGTTAATGATAATGATTTTGCTATACACTTGTTGCGATGCGGTGCCACCCGTGTTTTGAAAGCCCAAATAAGAGTTCAGTatccattttaatgtttcttttcacATCGTTTCATTGAATAATCAATCCATCCGGCATTCTTATCTGATATTGACTTAAacgttattattatatttaattaataactaTAGTAACCATAGTTTGATAAGCAGATTAACCAATACAATCTGCAAACCCAATAACAAAACACCTTTACGGATTGCTTCACTAAACAATCCTCACAActatatgcattttattgaagAAAGTAATGTCTAAATGATGAGCGGTCATCTCAGCCAAAAGTTAAATAAGAAAAtagacacatttttattttgtgaGACTGTTTTCGACTacatatgtacataaataatTGCGACGTCGTCTACGTCAATATTtaagatcgcggtggtgtagtggatgaggtgtccgcctagcgatcgggagttcgtgggttcgctccctactctgGGAGCGTTCTCAATATCTCCTCCATAGaaacctagtactggttcttcccaggaaacggactcaataaTCTCTCCCTGCCTATAATGCTCTtaagggcgcttggcagtatatatagatagatagatagatagatattggTAACCACGCAGTAGCGCGATCATGGTTCAGTGCTCATTTTGTAAACATCGTTGTTTAGTTTAGATGGCATGTCTTATTTGTATCCTTCTTTGTTTATTTGCAAGAATGAGTCCTTATGTATTTAATCTTTAAAAGCCAGCATATACATTTATTGACCAACCATCGTATTTTTCCGTCCGTGCGTCTCTCAGTTATTCCATCCGAATATGGCGGTGTTTAATGGAGAACGTATTATACTTGAGTAAAACTGGATATAAATGATAGCATGACAGGCAAAGTCATAATTCAGGTGCAATGAGGCGTCAAATGCAAAACATTATTGTCTGCAGATATCATATGTTAGCCAAAAGGTTTATATCTATGTTTTCTGCTGTGATAAATGTACACTGAATTTTACACACTGTGTCTGTATTATTGGCATATAAACGTATTCATATCCATAATTAACTATAGCAAGATAATCAACGAATACTGAAAGAATGATACATTAACTCGTATATTTACACCCATAATCAAATTTTGCAAAACATAATACAGTTGGTctttaatcaaaattattttatggCACATGTCTAATTATGCTGCTCATTTATTTTCCGGGATAGGAAAGATTGTAAATACAAGCCCGATACTTAAATTTCCTTGTATGACCGACTAGCATTTCACGTAGATTGTTTTGCATGAAGGATTATTATATCACCTTAAATGATGAGCTATGGATTTCTCCGTagtttattgtatttgttttataattgagcTGTTCGTATTGAAAGGTAAATTTTAATATGCTCGCTTCGTTAAGTAATGAGTAAGTAAATCTACTCTATATTGTATAGGAAATTTGAAACTATATTTGAAATGCGTACGATATAAGCATTTTGATAACACGTGTGTGTACTTATTGTTTACCAGATatagtaattatttttttaataaagggtACAAAGCATCGCCGACATTGACTGTGGAGGTTAATGATGCCTTCGTCAACAGTAGCATAACGTTTACATGTTCCACGTCATCCCCGCCGGAAGCTGTTGTTTGGTTCATGAGCGAAGAAGGATCAGAAGAAGAGAAAAAGGTCATTGCTCAATGGTTAGATGCTGATCATCTGCGTCGTACTGACAACAATGCTATGGATTGTTCCTGTTTATCAGAACACGTCTACTCGTGTTCTATAAAGTCAGTGATTTCAAGAAATGACGGACAAAGATGGCGCTGCAAAGCTTTCGATGGAATTGAATATAGTATAATCAAAAGCTACATAATCAGATTAATATGTAAGTTATCAATTTGTCAATTGTCTTATTATCAATCACTCTGGTACTCATTTGTGTGTTCTTTCTATAATAGTGTTAATGACAAGTTCTAACGTCTGCTACAAATGACGGTTTCATTGGTTATTACTTGTATAAGCTTTGGAATAAATTATAAAGCTTCATTTGTAAACATGTCGGATTTAAAATGCAAAATTAGGAAATTGACAacagtttatattatattttgctcTCAATTGTACATATGTACACAATGATGATTTCGGTTAAAACTGCGAGtataatttttttaagttatcaattACGATTATATTTGTGTACTTGGATCACCAATAGCTTGCAATACGCTTGTGTGCTACGAGTTTCAGCATACATATCTTAGAAAATGTCCACATTTTATAATGTTATCTTTCAAAATGTAAAgacaaattttcaaaattatgtgcaagttttttttaaaacttttccttTGAAAACTGGACTTCATTCGCGCTCAGTGTCATCAACGCATCCATGGGGAATCTGTACATACTTAATTAGGACGATATTGTAATGTGGGGGGGGGTAGTCAAATGTAGTTCATCCCTTGATCAACGTATAAACCTTATTGGATGAAAACCCAAAACaggttattaataaaaataatgaaagctATTCCAAGAGTtcttttctttattaaataattttgtttgcaaTAAAGAACATGTGGTTACACGTTTCTGACAAATACCAATAGATAAAGCGAAATCGATCGtagttgttaatattttaataattaagatgAACGAACCCTTTCTTTATGAGCTCTTGACTTTGACTGTATATCTTGCGTTGTATACATACACGTACCAAaatttaaaacacgatttaatttgaaatatcatTAGAATTATATGTGTCAATATTGGAAGAATCCTAGAAGGTTGGCATAAATATTACACGTCCGCGGTAGAGGTAAAGCATTTTTCAAGAGCAAACTGCATAACACAAATGTTACATCAGTTAATGAAGACAACACTGATACCGTCTTATTAGTATTAAAAACtaaattctttgaattttttaGTTGGTACCTTAATTGATATTCGTTATTTCGAGTTATTTTGTAGCAATTACCATTCCAAACAACATCACATTCTTTATGTTCACTATAACATTTCACGAGGCAATATTTGGTTCTATTTAACCAACACATGAACGTTGCCtagttatattttttttgaaactatccaaaaagcaaaattaaatatgcttttGATAGCTGCAACTATTAAACTGTATTATACAACTGTGAGTTTTTTCTCAGTAAGCCAAGTATAATGAACCAAACATTCTACCGACTCTGGTCATGTTGATATACATAAAAGATCGTAGCCAGTTCTTAAACCACGAGTTGACGACGCAGATAAAAGCACAAATATCGCGATAGTGAACCCCTCAAGAGCGCGTAAACTAAGGGATTTAACACGCTAAAAAACGAAACGCTGTCGGTATCGCTGGCCGCGTCAGCAATCAGCGGCAATTTATTTACTTTACATCCGATAGCAGGTTTATGTATATGTCTTCACAAAACTTATCGATAAGATAAAAATGGCCGAAATGAAGACTCACtttgtaaacatatttgtatCGTTTCATTTCATATCCCAATGATGCAGGTGTTGCGCCGGTTTATTATGTGCATATACAACCGTGTAAAGGAAGCGACTTGTCACCTCTAATAACGGGCGCAAATATTACTGACGGGCGTCAATACAACTGCTCATATTTCTTACACCTTTATAATGAATAATTAATACCGAGTATGATTACGTGTCTGCTTGTGTACTTTTAGCAAACAAAACATGTGAtgcttgtttaaaatatgtaGACATCTAATTTAGTTTATTTGAATACAGTTTCCTTAACGATAAAGAATACAAGCTTAAGTAATAATTCTATTATTGAGGATTTCATAATTATAATCTCAGGTAACTTTATGTAAAAGTAAATATGCAATTTAAAGAAAACCTGTTCAATGGCATTGTacatataaatgatttttttgtagAATTTAACGTTAAGTGACGAATCTGTACTGGTTTGCCGattctttatttaaatgttgGAAACTCAATGCACCTATGTTGTTCATGCacacatattatttaataaacatgggCATGATAAAGTAAACTGACATGTACGTTTTCATACAAAGTAATCTAGTTAACGTCGCGTTGCTTTGCCGCAACGCTCCTCAACAATCACCGCAGATAGTGTAACACATCTGGTGTTATTTTCAAAGTATTGCCTGAAACGACGGTGGTTTCGCTATGGGGAATTGTATAAGGGTTACGAGCTGTATTGTACCGCATATGAATTTCAATGATTATaatcttttaaataatgttacACACATTATCGATTTCATTTCAATAGTGAAACTCTGACCCATATGCGTGccacaaatcaaatcaaattaaatcatgttaaatacatccgaatatattgaaacatatagctcattcatttcatttaaactcaTAATAATTTGCCCATTTTAATTAATGGGTAATAAATAAATCGCATTGTTATATTTCCAGTTCCACTTACTTCCTTAACCATTCTACCAAAGACGTCAGTTGCTTACCCAGTTTTCAATGTCGTATCTACCTTTACATGCATCACTTCATTAAGCCGGCCTGTGGCTAGTATTCAATGGTTCAACGACAACATAAACATAACACACCTTGCTAGTTATTCGCACATTGATGACGTCGCAAGAAGTGATTTACAATTTATACCAAACGCTAACGGGTACATAGGTGGAAATATATCCTGCGTTGCAAGTTATGAGTTTAAATCCATTAGTAACGTTCTATCAGCTAACATAAGCATTCGAGTACAGTGTAAGtacttaacatatttttttaatgtagagtgtgtttcatttcaaatattttttttgttactaTTGGTACGCTATGTCTATTGCAGATTGTTTGAACATGTCTTTCCGACATTCAGAAAACGATAGTTGAATGAGTTTCTTTAGACGTATTTAAACTAACTCGTTTGATATTTCGTTTGCAGACCCCGTTTCTAACCCAATAGTGACTATCAACAATCTAAGTATATCAACTGATTTTGCAATACGAGAGGATAGACTCGTTCATTTGAATTGTTTCTCCACCGGATATCCACAACCTTCGTATAATTGGACTTACTCGGGCGGACGATCGACCGGTGCTTTTCTGAATTGTACATTCACTCGCAATAACGGTAGCGTGTCATGTAAGGCGTATAATGTTATGCGCACATTTGACGGTATAAATAGTGCAGAGGCTACAGAGAAGAATatcgcattaaaaataaatgtattgtgtaAGTTGGattaaaatcattttgataattaaAATTCTTGGTACAAGAGGGGGCAAAGCTTTAATTAGATAATCGCTTCTAAATGGTAAAAAAATGTCAGAATGTGAATAAAGCTTTAAAGATACTCACCTTAAAGTTGACATTGCACTTAAATGTTAACGCAGTAATAACATTAAGAATAGTGAAATCTGCAATTACAGATCCACCAGTCATTACAAAGTTATCGAGCAATGACAAGAGCATAGAAATCATAAATAGTACAATAAGAGTACAGAGAGGTGACAACATCAACATAGTCTGTACTAGTGACGCCAATCCCCTGGCTACGGTATTCTGGAATGGACAACTGAGTGCTTCACCTACATTAACCGTCATAAGTGTGCAGCATGATGCTGTATGGACTTGCCAAGCTACAAACACTATGACTGAATTTGATGGAGTAATATCAACGTCTTATGTAACAAGAAACGTATCAGCGAGAGTATTATGTAAGAACCGGTGCACATATTGAgagtttattgcaaatgttatctTAATGTCTGTATATGCTGAATCATTATTGCATAATTGTCTGTCTGTAGATGGCCCTGGTATTCCTACAATCACGTACACAATTCCTACAAACTCAGATGCACTTTGGAATGCGTTACATGATCCAATTAAAGTCAAAGTTGGAAGTACCATTATCTTGATGTGCTCCGTTGACAGTGTTCCGAACTCGACATACACCTGGGATACCGGACACAAAGGGAGTATTTTAACGATAGTGAATGTAACGCGAACAACGAACACAAGACACAATTGCATGGCAAAAAATGTTATGGATACATCATTTAAAGGAAATGTTATTGGCAGTAACAATTCCTTCGCAAATCTTGATATACTCTGTAAGTATAAGTTTACATGTGAGTTTTGACAAGGTATCgtataattttgtttataaaaccaTCATGAATCAATTGCATATGTGTTATACTTTTAAGATGGCCCTTCGACCATAGCATTGATGTACAATAAAGTCACTCCAATAGAGAATGAatttaaagttattgaaggatGGTCGTTCAAAATATTATGTTCGGCCAGCAGTAACCCAGCTCCTCGATATAGTTGGTCCGGTCATGTAGCACAACAAGGTGATGCTCTGATAATAAGAAATGTGAGAACTGACATAGAGAGAAATGTAACATGTAACGCAGAAAACACCTTGACAGATAGTGTGGGAAAGAGTGTTGTCGGGACTACACTTGTAACCGTTTCAATGGAAGTGCTATGTGAGTACAGATGTGCATTAATATTGAACATGTCTGCTTATAGATTGAGTATCAAAAGTTATTCTATGTATTTTTCcgttatttaaacattattacttTTTGTCTAGCCATTTAACTTTATAATATGAAAAATCTAATAACGGTCatcagcatattaaaaaaaaataatatcgcGTTCTTTAAGTAAGTGCATATACATATGCCAATTTGATTTCACAGACCCGCCTGATGTTCAACGTCTCCAGAACCAAACCGTGCTACTGAACAATTCTCTCACAGTTGTGTGCAATTTGACTCGTGTTGGTAATCCACCAGCCTCAAACTATTCATGGATAAGGAAGGACATTGGCAGAGTGATGGGTACTGGAAAAACACTTATAATAAACAACATTAGATTGACAGATGAAGGGGAATACCAGTGCAATGCTAATAACAGAATGCAGCCAATAACTAACGACGTTCTATACGGATTAAGTCAGTCGACAGTCTATATAAATGCTGAATGTAAGATGAAATATCGAtttagtaaacattttaacacaggtgtttaaataatttaagaataaGTATAGCAATATAATTATGCTGACTTTATATACACTATTATGTGTTATCAAATCAtgcgaataaaacatgttcagtatatttgtttaattattccgtcgtttgaaaaaaaacttgAGAAACACGATgtgtataatgcatatatttaCAATAGGTAACACGATGAGATAGGTGGATAAAAATTGTATTGAGCTTGTTTGTAACTCGAAATATTTTGTTTGTCACACATGTTGCTACTTTTAAATTAAACACGTAAGCGATATTAATAACTGTGCAAAATACAATTATTGCTGAAATATTTATCTAAATTAATCATACAATGTCCATTTATTTGTGTATCTGCACTTTGCCTATTGGATTATTGGTGTTAAAAGTTAAatcaaaacacattttttccAGACGGAGCATATGTACGGGAATTCAAATCAAATCAATCACACAATAGCATCGCTGTTAACCAGGGTGAGACAGTAGATCTGTTGTGTGTTGCAGATGGTGACCCTGAGCCTGTGCTTCGTGTAATGAATACTACCCGTGGAAATGAAAGCATCTTGATTGAAATAAAAGGACGTGAAGCTAAATATCGCATTCAACAAGCACAATGCGAATATGATACTGGAAACTACACATGCTTGGCTGATAATCGTTATAACGAAGGGAGACAGTTATTTGCTCTTTTAGTTTACTGCAAGTGTATCTTATTAAACTAAATAGTAGTGTATtaacttgaaataaatatacattatcaTATACTCGTTTTTTTTACAGGTGTACCGAGAGCATCGCCATTTTCTCTTCCAACTACAACATTGTTCAGCGCACCGAACGACTCTGTGTTGTTCACATTCACAGTAATTGCATATCCTAAACCGACTTCACAAGATGTAATTTGGTACAAGCGACAGAATGATAGTTGGAGGGTTTTATCAGATGACAACAACTTCCTGATCACACTCTCTGATGAAAGCATGCAGACACAGCTAAATATATTCCATGTGCAACTTGAAGATTATAGCGACTACATGGTGAACGTTTCTAACAAACTGGGTTCAACGATGGAAGTGTTCACTTTAAAAGCGCAGTGTATGTGCATCAGTCATTGAACTACCCTATAATTTATTTGCCATATCAGTTCCAAATCGTTTTGTTAAACATATGTTTAACAATCGAATGATATAATGCATATAATTGAATTGTCATATTCATTCATCAAACTGATTGTATATCATAGCAAAACCGGAAATTCCGAAAGAATCGCAAATAAGCAGTATAGGGAAAACGGAACTGATCGTCGAATGGATTCCAGGTTTCAATGGCGGGGAAAATCAAACATTTACTATAAGGTACAAAGTATTAGGCGATGGCAGCTGGATTATCATTCCCATAAACATTTCGAAACATATATGGACAATCGATGGGTTAGCGTCTGGGATAACATACCACATTCAAATTACGGGCTCAAAACAAAATTGGAGAGTCGGATTGGACTCAAGCAATGCACATAACGACGCTCGTCGATGCAGGTAATAGCTACGTcttctcatatttatatatatatatttatatatacaaaagtATATGTTAAACGCATAGCTAAATCAGATTTTACTGTTTCATATTTGCTTATGCATATGGTATCGCTGTTTTTGTCTTGTTATGATTCGTTTAGGAAATAACGGCTATGCTGAGTATGACAAAACTCGagatattaataatatgtattcccagaagtatcaGCGTGTGCCTTTCTTTGGTATTGTGTACAGCTAGTGCATGTTTTCTTAGTTGGTAGTGGCTTGTCAACATCCGCTCTTAGTGGAGCAGTAGGTGGAGTATTTGGAGTAGTTGTCGTTATTGCCGTGTCCGTCCTGATATGGAGATACAGATCAGATTGTAATGCTTTACTGCATACTGGTATGCATTCTTGTCTGTCAAACAGTTCATTGGACggctttataatttatttcaatcgCACTTCGTATAATGACATATATTCTTGTTTTCGCGTTTACAAATGGACTTTTAATACAAGGATAATGACATGCACAATACTGTTATAAAGTTACTAAAACGAAATTAGATCTAGTGTTATATTGCTTTGTACGTGTCAGTAATTACAGGGCTAAACGCAACACAACAATGCACATTGAATAGGAACTCGGTTGGGCGGTATGAAGATCTGGTCAGAGAACAGTAAGTGAATGAATACTTGCACCTTAATTTTATAAGTTTGCCTTcgcttgtttttaaaaatatgctGTAATAGCGTAAAAACACGTGTTTGGTCCTGAACATGGTGTAAGACACAGGGGGGCTACCATATCTGGTAGGTGGTAGGTGTTTTGTGAACGTTTTATCGCGAAA
Encoded here:
- the LOC127833752 gene encoding uncharacterized protein LOC127833752 isoform X3 produces the protein MEVLYPPDVQRLQNQTVLLNNSLTVVCNLTRVGNPPASNYSWIRKDIGRVMDGAYVREFKSNQSHNSIAVNQGETVDLLCVADGDPEPVLRVMNTTRGNESILIEIKGREAKYRIQQAQCEYDTGNYTCLADNRYNEGRQLFALLVYCKCILLN
- the LOC127833752 gene encoding myelin-associated glycoprotein-like isoform X2, yielding MEVLYPPDVQRLQNQTVLLNNSLTVVCNLTRVGNPPASNYSWIRKDIGRVMGTGKTLIINNIRLTDEGEYQCNANNRMQPITNDVLYGLNGAYVREFKSNQSHNSIAVNQGETVDLLCVADGDPEPVLRVMNTTRGNESILIEIKGREAKYRIQQAQCEYDTGNYTCLADNRYNEGRQLFALLVYCKCILLN
- the LOC127833752 gene encoding myelin-associated glycoprotein-like isoform X1 is translated as MEVLYPPDVQRLQNQTVLLNNSLTVVCNLTRVGNPPASNYSWIRKDIGRVMGTGKTLIINNIRLTDEGEYQCNANNRMQPITNDVLYGLSQSTVYINAEYGAYVREFKSNQSHNSIAVNQGETVDLLCVADGDPEPVLRVMNTTRGNESILIEIKGREAKYRIQQAQCEYDTGNYTCLADNRYNEGRQLFALLVYCKCILLN